A window of Oncorhynchus tshawytscha isolate Ot180627B linkage group LG10, Otsh_v2.0, whole genome shotgun sequence contains these coding sequences:
- the si:ch211-188c16.1 gene encoding uncharacterized protein si:ch211-188c16.1 isoform X1, which produces MEQEGPINVKALRAKFQEEARAQAQARDQHRPAIAEKPRRLPSTVPGEQEQTCHPQDGALMSSIHSAVENKPVIPRVIFRDGTRVSGGKWPVSFPALVLQAIPPKPPTPPHQNRLHNGGRDCTATAKKSFKDRHLPLVLPGLPLKEQKTHLPPHKEVPPPTKCKKKGLLLHHPFKSTKVSKVGGEPADEPAYAGLTTIRHSGAPVEGLVMDRNKAEDRLPLQMEHSSTECSTSSPDITITTLLEGPGEDLSSMVSATQFFSTLEKGKKRFSPKHLLVYARPKSLRSNGVHLSDHSSTMDKGVHLPSTDYESHAPEHDLPAPLPVCLPHLPCVSALPFKMNDSSRRLETASEKQFGRDRAELLLVKSDGLPPPHPARKLLPDRGSLGPLPMKPPRPPRVDLRCYHPTTEHHRELTSAVEPETCEDPHSEPPSIANPELVVPEFPDIELNSELETAEGNAFDLAALELEATEFGTPEYPVDLDLGVPDFLSPECELPSCEPPKIPSFDQRALTLSSHHDLVLSEFLAQTWEFPASVLKPQVVSELSTEMVPVEPSFTEDTDHDSASVEFPHSGLTLSVCQQENYYETCDNVYEVVENTVSQNSHKRKGPPKNPYGDPHPVKEEPRMHIWPRNPCKEKQSPENHEDKDQRKRAKHRLEKEKKEQKEREKKENEMKKKFKVTGQEEAMYHARVTVASKVRKNDLPVKSGDTVSIIRTTNCPKGKWLARDANHKYGYISVMNVELNIKEMLELGKKAQAAGRGGTEGDTISMGSRSSNHHPMQHSSFTDDDEEWTLDEETLSPYMENRVHNRTVSMPDMLCSHASAHHTLSDGSIEDPHTQTRHEALQKLAIFFQNNKAGISDTAEDRVPTPTNAEAPSFLCVVEPPYSDQEVVFADFELLPPPVLYADFL; this is translated from the exons ATGGAACAG GAGGGACCAATCAATGTCAAAGCTCTGAGGGCCAAGTTTCAGGAGGAAGCCAGAGCCCAGGCTCAAGCCCGGGACCAACACCGACCTGCCATTGCTGAGAAGCCCAGACGGCTCCCATCCACTGTTCCTGGGGAGCAGGAACAAACCTGTCATCCCCAGGATGGAGCCCTGATGAGCTCCATCCACTCGGCTGTGGAGAACAAACCTGTCATCCCCAGGGTCATCTTCAGGGATGGGACCAGGGTGTCTGGGGGCAAAtggcctgtctccttccctgcaCTTGTACTGCAAGCCATCCCACCaaaaccaccaacaccaccacaccagAACCGTCTCCACAATGGTGGAAGGGACTGCACAGCGACAGCCAAGAAGTCCTTCAAAGACCGCCACTTGCCTCTCGTACTGCCTGGCCTGCCTTTGAAGGAGCAGAAAACCCATTTGCCACCTCATAAAGAGGTCCCGCCTCCAACAAAATGCAAGAAAAAGGGTTTGCTGCTCCACCACCCCTTCAAGTCAACCAAAGTCTCCAAGGTTGGTGGCGAACCTGCAGACGAGCCTGCGTATGCTGGTTTGACCACCATCAGACATTCAGGAGCTCCAGTAGAGGGGCTTGTGATGGACAGGAATAAGGCTGAAGATAGGCTGCCACTCCAGATGGAACATTCTAGCACAGAGTGCTCAACCTCCAGCCCAGACATCACCATCACCACTCTGTTAGAAGGCCCAGGTGAAGACTTATCCTCTATGGTTAGTGCGACCCAGTTCTTCAGCACGTTGGAGAAAGGCAAGAAACGGTTCTCACCTAAGCACCTGTTGGTGTACGCCAGGCCCAAGAGCCTGCGTTCCAATGGGGTCCATCTCTCAGACCATAGCTCTACCATGGACAAGGGAGTTCATCTGCCCTCTACAGATTATGAGAGTCATGCCCCAGAACATGACCTTCCAGCCcctttgcctgtctgtctcccgcACCTCCCTTGTGTTTCAGCTCTGCCGTTCAAGATGAATGACTCTTCCCGCA GACTAGAGACTGCATCAGAGAAACAGTTTGGCCGGGATAGAGCAGAGCTTCTGCTTGTAAAATCTGATGGACTTCCCCCTCCTCATCCAGCCAGGAAACTTCTACCTGACCGGGGGTCTCTGGGACCTTTGCCGATGAAACCTCCAAGACCTCCAAGGGTAGATCTCAGATGTTACCACCCAACCACAGAACATCACAGAG AGTTGACTTCAGCGGTTGAACCTGAGACATGTGAGGATCCACACTCTGAGCCTCCATCCATTGCTAATCCTGAACTGGTTGTTCCAGAGTTTCCAGACATTGAGTTGAATTCAGAACTGGAAACTGCAGAAGGCAATGCATTTGACCTTGCAGCTCTAGAACTAGAAGCTACAGAATTTGGAACCCCTGAATATCCAGTAGATCTAGACTTGGGGGTTCCAGATTTTCTATCCCCTGAATGCGAGTTACCATCTTGTGAACCTCCAAAAATTCCCAGCTTTGACCAACGAGCCCTGACCCTCAGCAGTCATCATGATCTAGTTCTTTCAGAGTTCTTGGCTCAAACGTGGGAGTTTCCAGCTTCAGTTCTAAAACCTCAAGTTGTTTCTGAGCTATCTACTGAAATGGTGCCTGTTGAACCCTCATTCACAGAGGACACTGACCATGACTCCGCTTCGGTTGAATTTCCTCATTCAGGACTAACGTTGAG TGTCTGTCAACAGGAGAACTATTATGAAACCTGTGATAATGTGTATGAAGTTGTTGAGAACACTGTCAGTCAAAACTCACACAAACGTAAAGGCCCACCAAAGA ATCCTTATGGGGACCCCCATCCAGTG AAGGAGGAGCCTCGAATGCACATATGGCCCCGGAATCCATG TAAGGAAAAACAGAGCCCTGAGAACCACGAGGACAAAGATCAGAGGAAGAGGGCGAAGCACCGTCTCGAAAAGGAGAAGAAAgagcaaaaggagagagagaaaaaggagaatgaAATGAAGAAAAAATTCAAA GTGACTGGCCAGGAGGAGGCGATGTACCATGCCAGGGTGACAGTGGCCAGTAAAGTGCGTAAGAATGACCTGCCAGTGAAGAGTGGTGACACGGTTAGCATCATCCGAACCACCAACTGCCCCAAAGGAAAATGGCTGGCCCGTGACGCCAACCACAAAT ATGGCTATATCTCTGTAATGAATGTGGAGCTGAATATCAAAGAGATGCTGGAGCTCGGGAAGAAGGCTCAGGCTGCTGGCCGAGGAGGCACAGAGGGAGATACCATCAGCATGGGGAGCAG ATCATCTAATCATCATCCCATGCAACACAGCAGCT tcacagATGACGATGAGGAGTGGACATTAGACGAAGAGACCCTGTCCCCCTACATGGAGAACCG CGTTCACAATCGGACTGTCTCAATGCCTGATATGC TCTGCAGCCATGCTAGTGCCCACCACACCCTTAGTGATGGCAGCATAGAGGACCCCCACACACA AACCAGACATGAGGCTCTTCAGAAGTTAGCCATCTTCTTTCAGAACAACAAAGCTGGCATCAGTGACACAGCAGAAGACCGAGTGCCAACCCCTACAAA TGCTGAAGCGCCAA GCTTCCTATGTGTTGTGGAGCCTCCATACTC AGACCAGGAAGTGGTTTTTGCAGATTTTGAACTACTTCCCCCTCCAGTTCTATATGCAGATTTCCTGTGA
- the si:ch211-188c16.1 gene encoding uncharacterized protein si:ch211-188c16.1 isoform X2, with the protein MEQEGPINVKALRAKFQEEARAQAQARDQHRPAIAEKPRRLPSTVPGEQEQTCHPQDGALMSSIHSAVENKPVIPRVIFRDGTRVSGGKWPVSFPALVLQAIPPKPPTPPHQNRLHNGGRDCTATAKKSFKDRHLPLVLPGLPLKEQKTHLPPHKEVPPPTKCKKKGLLLHHPFKSTKVSKVGGEPADEPAYAGLTTIRHSGAPVEGLVMDRNKAEDRLPLQMEHSSTECSTSSPDITITTLLEGPGEDLSSMVSATQFFSTLEKGKKRFSPKHLLVYARPKSLRSNGVHLSDHSSTMDKGVHLPSTDYESHAPEHDLPAPLPVCLPHLPCVSALPFKMNDSSRRLETASEKQFGRDRAELLLVKSDGLPPPHPARKLLPDRGSLGPLPMKPPRPPRVDLRCYHPTTEHHRELTSAVEPETCEDPHSEPPSIANPELVVPEFPDIELNSELETAEGNAFDLAALELEATEFGTPEYPVDLDLGVPDFLSPECELPSCEPPKIPSFDQRALTLSSHHDLVLSEFLAQTWEFPASVLKPQVVSELSTEMVPVEPSFTEDTDHDSASVEFPHSGLTLSVCQQENYYETCDNVYEVVENTVSQNSHKRKGPPKNPYGDPHPVKEEPRMHIWPRNPCKEKQSPENHEDKDQRKRAKHRLEKEKKEQKEREKKENEMKKKFKVTGQEEAMYHARVTVASKVRKNDLPVKSGDTVSIIRTTNCPKGKWLARDANHKYGYISVMNVELNIKEMLELGKKAQAAGRGGTEGDTISMGSRSSNHHPMQHSSFTDDDEEWTLDEETLSPYMENRVHNRTVSMPDMLCSHASAHHTLSDGSIEDPHTQTRHEALQKLAIFFQNNKAGISDTAEDRVPTPTKLPMCCGASILRPGSGFCRF; encoded by the exons ATGGAACAG GAGGGACCAATCAATGTCAAAGCTCTGAGGGCCAAGTTTCAGGAGGAAGCCAGAGCCCAGGCTCAAGCCCGGGACCAACACCGACCTGCCATTGCTGAGAAGCCCAGACGGCTCCCATCCACTGTTCCTGGGGAGCAGGAACAAACCTGTCATCCCCAGGATGGAGCCCTGATGAGCTCCATCCACTCGGCTGTGGAGAACAAACCTGTCATCCCCAGGGTCATCTTCAGGGATGGGACCAGGGTGTCTGGGGGCAAAtggcctgtctccttccctgcaCTTGTACTGCAAGCCATCCCACCaaaaccaccaacaccaccacaccagAACCGTCTCCACAATGGTGGAAGGGACTGCACAGCGACAGCCAAGAAGTCCTTCAAAGACCGCCACTTGCCTCTCGTACTGCCTGGCCTGCCTTTGAAGGAGCAGAAAACCCATTTGCCACCTCATAAAGAGGTCCCGCCTCCAACAAAATGCAAGAAAAAGGGTTTGCTGCTCCACCACCCCTTCAAGTCAACCAAAGTCTCCAAGGTTGGTGGCGAACCTGCAGACGAGCCTGCGTATGCTGGTTTGACCACCATCAGACATTCAGGAGCTCCAGTAGAGGGGCTTGTGATGGACAGGAATAAGGCTGAAGATAGGCTGCCACTCCAGATGGAACATTCTAGCACAGAGTGCTCAACCTCCAGCCCAGACATCACCATCACCACTCTGTTAGAAGGCCCAGGTGAAGACTTATCCTCTATGGTTAGTGCGACCCAGTTCTTCAGCACGTTGGAGAAAGGCAAGAAACGGTTCTCACCTAAGCACCTGTTGGTGTACGCCAGGCCCAAGAGCCTGCGTTCCAATGGGGTCCATCTCTCAGACCATAGCTCTACCATGGACAAGGGAGTTCATCTGCCCTCTACAGATTATGAGAGTCATGCCCCAGAACATGACCTTCCAGCCcctttgcctgtctgtctcccgcACCTCCCTTGTGTTTCAGCTCTGCCGTTCAAGATGAATGACTCTTCCCGCA GACTAGAGACTGCATCAGAGAAACAGTTTGGCCGGGATAGAGCAGAGCTTCTGCTTGTAAAATCTGATGGACTTCCCCCTCCTCATCCAGCCAGGAAACTTCTACCTGACCGGGGGTCTCTGGGACCTTTGCCGATGAAACCTCCAAGACCTCCAAGGGTAGATCTCAGATGTTACCACCCAACCACAGAACATCACAGAG AGTTGACTTCAGCGGTTGAACCTGAGACATGTGAGGATCCACACTCTGAGCCTCCATCCATTGCTAATCCTGAACTGGTTGTTCCAGAGTTTCCAGACATTGAGTTGAATTCAGAACTGGAAACTGCAGAAGGCAATGCATTTGACCTTGCAGCTCTAGAACTAGAAGCTACAGAATTTGGAACCCCTGAATATCCAGTAGATCTAGACTTGGGGGTTCCAGATTTTCTATCCCCTGAATGCGAGTTACCATCTTGTGAACCTCCAAAAATTCCCAGCTTTGACCAACGAGCCCTGACCCTCAGCAGTCATCATGATCTAGTTCTTTCAGAGTTCTTGGCTCAAACGTGGGAGTTTCCAGCTTCAGTTCTAAAACCTCAAGTTGTTTCTGAGCTATCTACTGAAATGGTGCCTGTTGAACCCTCATTCACAGAGGACACTGACCATGACTCCGCTTCGGTTGAATTTCCTCATTCAGGACTAACGTTGAG TGTCTGTCAACAGGAGAACTATTATGAAACCTGTGATAATGTGTATGAAGTTGTTGAGAACACTGTCAGTCAAAACTCACACAAACGTAAAGGCCCACCAAAGA ATCCTTATGGGGACCCCCATCCAGTG AAGGAGGAGCCTCGAATGCACATATGGCCCCGGAATCCATG TAAGGAAAAACAGAGCCCTGAGAACCACGAGGACAAAGATCAGAGGAAGAGGGCGAAGCACCGTCTCGAAAAGGAGAAGAAAgagcaaaaggagagagagaaaaaggagaatgaAATGAAGAAAAAATTCAAA GTGACTGGCCAGGAGGAGGCGATGTACCATGCCAGGGTGACAGTGGCCAGTAAAGTGCGTAAGAATGACCTGCCAGTGAAGAGTGGTGACACGGTTAGCATCATCCGAACCACCAACTGCCCCAAAGGAAAATGGCTGGCCCGTGACGCCAACCACAAAT ATGGCTATATCTCTGTAATGAATGTGGAGCTGAATATCAAAGAGATGCTGGAGCTCGGGAAGAAGGCTCAGGCTGCTGGCCGAGGAGGCACAGAGGGAGATACCATCAGCATGGGGAGCAG ATCATCTAATCATCATCCCATGCAACACAGCAGCT tcacagATGACGATGAGGAGTGGACATTAGACGAAGAGACCCTGTCCCCCTACATGGAGAACCG CGTTCACAATCGGACTGTCTCAATGCCTGATATGC TCTGCAGCCATGCTAGTGCCCACCACACCCTTAGTGATGGCAGCATAGAGGACCCCCACACACA AACCAGACATGAGGCTCTTCAGAAGTTAGCCATCTTCTTTCAGAACAACAAAGCTGGCATCAGTGACACAGCAGAAGACCGAGTGCCAACCCCTACAAA GCTTCCTATGTGTTGTGGAGCCTCCATACTC AGACCAGGAAGTGGTTTTTGCAGATTTTGA
- the c8a gene encoding complement component C8 alpha chain: MSSFSSRSSFISNMNRLICVLLGSYLLLLVLNKSLTVDATEYSWNMAETRKGQSAIRRVRSVNKPAPINCKMKMWSSWTPCDSCTDKKFRFRYMEKASQFGGRPCLDSQWEELACPTAQAVCWEPDVCGERFTCNATGRCVSQALRCNGEVDCDDESDETDCEQVDDRQDKCSTLLPIPGAGRGTQGFNILTGEFVDHVLDPQYYGGQCEYVYNGEWRKLIYDPFCENLHYNEDEKNYRKPYNFHTYRFMAQATSEGSSEYYEDMATLLKARKTEDSFNLGVTVGIQYVEFGVSGNVESELLTNLTKYTDQELGFIRLQSKVQTAQFKMRSEGLMLHEDMYLSLMELPEEKYDFGLYSRFLNTYGTHYVTQGIMGGTLEYVAVVNTTAMKTSKIDAEQLKGCLGGSIGISSPIGKTKQVEVGGKLELKGCKGTGSYEEEMYGSSSLIKDIVTLVKGGSTESSGGLLAIKDPDTYRKWGLSLKYNPSLIEFETLPIFELVRLSTAGDHVGARPAHLRRAWEEYLLQFNSCRCAPCRHDGIPVLSQTSCHCICKQGFGGEACEETLRKGSTTDGAWSCWGTWSSCQSGSKTRRRSCDNPQPDGGAACLGPSSQNQRC, from the exons ATGAGCTcattttcatcaaggagctcttTTATTTCTAATATGAATAGACTGATATGTGTATTATTGGGCTCCTACCTTCTGCTGCTGGTTTTAAACAAATCTCTCACTGTAGATGCAACGGAGTACTCATGGAATATGGCTGAAACCAG AAAAGGGCAATCTGCTATTAGAAGGGTCAGAAGTGTAAACAAACCAGCTCCTATCAACTGTAAGATGAAAATGTGGTCGTCATGGACCCCTTGTGACTCCTGCACAGACAAGAAG TTTCGTTTCCGTTACATGGAGAAAGCGTCCCAGTTTGGTGGGAGACCATGTTTGGATAGTCAGTGGGAAGAGCTGGCATGCCCCACAGCACAGGCAGTGTGTTGGGAACCAGACGTCTGTGGAGAAAGATTCACCTGCAATGCCACAG GTCGTTGTGTGAGCCAGGCGCTTCGCTGTAACGGTGAGGTCGACTGTGACGACGAGTCGGATGAGACGGACTGTGAGCAGGTGGACGACAGACAGGACAAGTGTTCCACACTGCTACCCATCCCTGGAGCTGGCCGAGGCACTCAGGG CTTTAACATACTGACAGGAGAATTTGTGGACCACGTTCTTGACCCACAATACTATGGAGGACAGTGTGAATATGTCTACAATGGAGAATGGAGAAAACTCATCTATGATCCCTTCTGTGAGAATTTACATTATAACGAGGATGAGAAAAACTATCGTAAACCCTACAACTTCCATACATACCGCTTCATG GCCCAGGCCACTTCTGAAGGCTCCTCAGAGTATTATGAAGATATGGCCACATTACTGAAAGCCAGAAAGACGGAAGATTCTTTTAATCTGGGTGTTACTGTTGGGATTCAGTACGTGGAGTTTGGAGTATCAGGGAATGTGGAGTCTGAGTTACTAACAAATCTAACAAAATACACCGATCAG GAACTTGGCTTCATCAGGTTGCAGTCTAAGGTTCAGACGGCCCAGTTTAAGATGAGGAGCGAGGGGCTGATGCTTCATGAAGACATGTACCTGTCCCTCATGGAGCTTCCTGAGGAGAAGTATGACTTTGGCCTGTACTCCCGCTTCCTCAACACTTACGGAACGCACTACGTCACCCAGGGCATCATGGGAGGGACCCTGGAGTATGTGGCGGTCGTCAACACAACCGCCATGAAAACATCTA AGATTGATGCGGAACAACTTAAAGGGTGTTTGGGTGGATCCATTGGCATAAGCAGTCCTATAGGCAAGACGAAGCAGGTAGAAGTTGGAGGCAAACTTGAACTCAAAGGTTGCAAAGGCACCGGCTCTTATGAAGAAG AGATGTATGGCAGCTCCAGTTTGATCAAGGACATTGTGACGCTGGTGAAGGGGGGCAGTACAGAAAGTAGTGGGGGTCTGCTGGCCATCAAGGACCCTGACACATACAGGAAGTGGGGCCTTTCTCTCAAGTACAACCCATCGCTCATCGAGTTTGAG acCCTGCCCATATTTGAGCTGGTGCGTCTGAGCACAGCGGGGGACCACGTGGGGGCACGGCCGGCCCACCTGAGGAGGGCGTGGGAGGAGTACCTGCTCCAGTTCAACTCCTGTCGCTGTGCCCCCTGCAGGCATGACGGCATCCCTGTCCTCTCCCAGACCTCCTGCCACTGCATCTGCAAGCAGGGCTTCGGAGGGGAAGCCTGCGAGGAAACCCTCAGGAAAG GTTCCACGACGGATGGGGCCTGGAGTTGCTGGgggacgtggtcttcctgtcagTCAGGAAGTAAGACGCGGCGACGGTCATGTGACAACCCCCAGCCAGATGGGGGCGCCGCCTGCCTTGGCCCCTCCTCCCAGAACCAACGCTGTTGA